One genomic segment of Streptomyces sp. RKND-216 includes these proteins:
- a CDS encoding enoyl-CoA hydratase-related protein has translation MDPSALPEPPPERTGTALRVTRESAVLRVTLNRPERQNSLDGAVVDELGHALTRAESDPDCVMMALEGAGGIFSTGLDFSSAAAEVSGGASMAAGGEAFLNLMRRFTTARVVVVSCVDGRAAGGGVGLAAASDFVFATGRSRFSLPEALWGLLPCCVLPFLVKRTGLQRAHTMALGTQPVSAREAERWGLVDEVVDDPEHALQRLLVRTTRIDPVTVGELKAYMRALRPDTEETEEHALREFTRLMSSPVVRRRVGSLATAGRLPWEVRPDEGGGRN, from the coding sequence GTGGATCCCTCCGCCCTCCCCGAACCGCCGCCCGAACGGACCGGCACCGCGCTGCGGGTGACGCGTGAGTCGGCCGTCCTGCGCGTCACCCTGAACAGGCCAGAACGCCAGAACAGTCTTGACGGCGCAGTTGTGGACGAACTCGGGCACGCCCTGACCCGGGCGGAGTCCGACCCGGACTGCGTGATGATGGCGCTCGAGGGCGCGGGCGGAATCTTCAGCACCGGCCTGGACTTCTCCAGCGCGGCCGCCGAGGTGTCCGGCGGCGCCTCGATGGCGGCCGGGGGCGAGGCGTTCCTGAACCTGATGCGCCGCTTCACCACCGCTCGGGTGGTGGTCGTCTCCTGTGTGGATGGCCGGGCGGCAGGTGGCGGGGTCGGTCTGGCCGCGGCCAGCGACTTCGTCTTCGCGACCGGACGCAGCCGGTTCAGCCTACCCGAGGCGCTGTGGGGCCTGCTGCCCTGCTGTGTCCTGCCCTTCCTGGTCAAGCGCACCGGTCTGCAACGGGCGCACACGATGGCGCTCGGCACTCAGCCCGTCTCGGCGCGTGAGGCGGAGCGCTGGGGCCTGGTCGACGAGGTGGTGGACGACCCGGAGCACGCTCTCCAGCGTTTACTCGTCAGGACGACCCGGATCGACCCCGTCACTGTGGGAGAGCTCAAGGCGTATATGCGGGCCCTGAGGCCCGACACCGAGGAGACCGAGGAGCACGCGCTGCGGGAATTCACACGGCTGATGAGCTCACCCGTCGTCCGCCGGCGGGTCGGGAGCCTGGCCACCGCCGGCAGGCTCCCCTGGGAAGTGCGTCCCGACGAGGGCGGGGGCCGAAACTGA
- a CDS encoding alpha/beta hydrolase: protein MAARLGRAYGVTVRPTQDEHGPTVVDRLLEHRASRGSSHRGVTHPAGPGAVPWSGTDALIEAARRRQNESDRLLDTQAAHVAQEPLRRVGVMGGVLTYHAAGEPDPSRAPVVVLNALGMGLGPWHRLIAVLAHDHRVLAWSPRGCAPGERPLRLNDHVADLVAVLHAEGVRDCHLLAWCTGPKVALEFHRRAPAAVRSMAFLHGSFRVLDRPDDPDTAYERNLESMCWSVARRPALAEAMRRMLAGDLEKPPDAAASDAAACARHVLSAPSRALAEEARRPFSSAPVLRAYARQLLDFWTCDPLPHAPRVTVPVLAVTGALDRTASPDRLVRDVRRFPGGRHVQLLAAGHHVVHDRPHELAELLGTFFARSSNAEPAAEPGLGS from the coding sequence TTGGCCGCCCGCCTCGGGCGGGCTTACGGGGTGACCGTCCGCCCGACCCAGGACGAGCACGGCCCCACCGTCGTCGACCGCCTGCTGGAGCACCGGGCGTCCCGCGGATCCTCCCACCGCGGCGTCACGCACCCAGCCGGCCCGGGCGCCGTCCCGTGGTCGGGAACCGACGCCCTGATCGAAGCCGCCCGTCGTCGGCAGAACGAGTCGGACCGACTGCTGGACACCCAGGCGGCGCACGTCGCCCAGGAACCGCTGCGGCGGGTTGGAGTCATGGGGGGCGTCCTGACGTACCATGCGGCGGGCGAACCGGACCCCTCGCGCGCGCCCGTCGTCGTCCTCAACGCACTCGGCATGGGGCTCGGCCCGTGGCACCGGCTCATCGCGGTCCTCGCGCACGACCACCGCGTCCTCGCCTGGAGCCCTCGTGGCTGCGCCCCGGGAGAGCGTCCACTGCGTCTGAACGATCACGTGGCCGACCTGGTGGCCGTGCTGCACGCCGAGGGTGTCCGCGACTGCCACCTGCTGGCCTGGTGCACGGGTCCCAAGGTGGCTTTGGAATTCCACCGGCGTGCACCCGCAGCCGTACGGTCCATGGCGTTCCTCCACGGGTCCTTCCGCGTGCTCGACCGCCCCGACGACCCGGACACCGCGTATGAACGGAACCTGGAGTCGATGTGCTGGTCGGTCGCCCGCCGGCCCGCGCTCGCGGAGGCGATGCGGCGGATGCTGGCCGGCGACCTGGAAAAACCCCCGGACGCCGCCGCTTCGGACGCGGCCGCCTGTGCCCGGCATGTCCTGTCGGCTCCGTCCCGCGCGCTGGCGGAGGAGGCGCGACGACCCTTCTCGAGTGCCCCGGTCCTCCGTGCGTACGCGCGTCAGCTCCTCGACTTCTGGACGTGTGATCCACTGCCGCACGCCCCACGGGTCACGGTCCCCGTCCTCGCAGTCACCGGTGCACTCGACCGGACCGCGTCCCCGGACCGGCTCGTACGGGACGTCCGCCGGTTCCCCGGCGGTCGTCATGTACAGCTGTTGGCAGCGGGACACCATGTGGTGCACGACCGGCCGCACGAACTCGCAGAACTCCTCGGCACGTTCTTCGCACGGTCCTCGAACGCGGAGCCGGCCGCGGAGCCCGGGCTCGGGTCATAG
- a CDS encoding cytochrome P450, with the protein MTSSERVHTYPFEGEVDGLDIHPRLTELRETEPLARLRLPYGGDGWLVTRYEDVKSANSDPRFSRASIGEDTPRTTPLARRGDTILSMDPPEHTRLRRLLSKAFTARSMAALQPWLEELFSSLLDAAERKGPPADVVKDLAEQFTIAVICRLLGVPYDDRASFQHWSEVIMSTTTYSREEAEEADAAIRRYLGDLVAARRAEPHDDLLGDLVAARDEGDRLTEEELITFGVTLLVAGHETSAHQLANMVYVLLTHDSQRALLGENPDLLPRAVEELLRFVPLGNGIGNARIATEDVALSGGTVRAGEGVMAAAVNANRDPRVFTDPDRLDVTRETNPHLAFGHGAHYCLGAQLARLELRVALGALLERFPGIRLAVAPEEVEWKRGGLFRGPRRLPIAW; encoded by the coding sequence ATGACGAGTTCGGAACGGGTCCACACCTACCCCTTCGAAGGAGAGGTGGACGGGCTGGACATCCACCCCCGTCTCACCGAACTCCGCGAAACGGAACCGCTAGCCCGACTGCGTCTCCCGTACGGCGGCGACGGCTGGCTGGTCACCCGCTACGAGGACGTGAAGAGCGCCAACTCCGACCCGCGTTTCAGCCGTGCGTCGATCGGAGAGGACACCCCTCGTACCACGCCCCTGGCACGCCGAGGGGACACGATTCTCAGCATGGACCCGCCCGAGCACACTCGCCTGCGCCGTCTGCTGTCCAAGGCTTTCACCGCGCGCAGTATGGCCGCGTTGCAGCCTTGGCTCGAGGAACTCTTCTCCTCCCTGCTCGATGCCGCGGAACGCAAGGGGCCGCCCGCCGACGTCGTGAAGGACCTCGCCGAGCAGTTCACCATCGCGGTGATATGCCGCCTGCTTGGCGTGCCGTACGACGACCGCGCCAGCTTCCAGCACTGGTCGGAGGTGATCATGTCGACCACCACCTACTCCAGGGAGGAAGCCGAGGAGGCCGATGCCGCCATCCGCCGCTATCTGGGGGATCTCGTCGCTGCTCGTCGGGCCGAGCCCCACGACGACCTGCTGGGCGACCTGGTGGCGGCCAGGGACGAGGGGGATCGGCTGACCGAGGAGGAGCTGATCACCTTCGGTGTCACGTTGCTGGTGGCGGGGCACGAGACCTCGGCCCATCAACTGGCGAACATGGTGTACGTCCTCCTCACCCATGACAGCCAGCGGGCGCTCCTTGGCGAGAACCCTGATCTCCTTCCGCGAGCGGTGGAGGAACTGCTGCGTTTCGTGCCGCTGGGCAACGGTATCGGTAATGCCCGGATCGCGACCGAGGACGTCGCTTTGAGCGGGGGCACGGTCCGAGCGGGCGAAGGCGTCATGGCCGCCGCGGTCAACGCCAACCGAGACCCCCGCGTGTTCACCGATCCCGACCGCCTGGACGTGACGCGGGAGACGAATCCACACTTGGCCTTCGGACACGGAGCGCACTATTGCCTGGGGGCCCAACTGGCCCGCCTCGAACTGCGAGTAGCTCTGGGGGCGCTCCTGGAACGCTTCCCGGGAATACGCCTCGCTGTAGCACCGGAAGAGGTCGAGTGGAAAAGGGGGGGTCTCTTCCGAGGCCCTCGACGACTGCCGATCGCATGGTGA
- a CDS encoding ferredoxin: MTTGSRWRVQADHGACMGTGICAGIAPHRFRVIDGRSVPTPEESPPDQEVWDAVESCPMEALRILDAASGEILSPI, translated from the coding sequence ATGACCACTGGCTCCCGTTGGCGCGTGCAAGCCGATCACGGCGCGTGCATGGGCACCGGAATCTGTGCCGGTATCGCTCCGCACCGCTTTCGGGTCATCGATGGCCGCTCGGTCCCCACTCCCGAGGAGTCGCCCCCGGACCAGGAGGTGTGGGACGCGGTCGAGTCATGCCCGATGGAAGCGCTGCGCATACTTGACGCTGCGAGCGGTGAAATCCTGAGCCCCATCTGA
- a CDS encoding Crp/Fnr family transcriptional regulator, giving the protein MSISYAPTSPAVTSPTSFMSRIRESLECRTRIGTRVTLAKNDCAYSCGDPDRNIYFLESGSLKTVTFSRNGKECLLRICCPGEVFGEQGSVFGHVRSESTIAMQDSVMRRMPYSRFLSAIADEGLVGDFVAYLAYRLAEQQQAITNLTTVDSEQRLATTLLDLANKLGNGDPVYTRIEQRLTHEELARMVGTTRSRIGFFLKTFRAHGLLDISPSSRFIIHRPRLTAYLETRHS; this is encoded by the coding sequence ATGAGCATCTCGTACGCCCCCACAAGCCCTGCGGTGACATCTCCCACCAGCTTCATGAGCAGAATCAGAGAAAGCCTGGAATGCCGTACGCGGATCGGCACACGCGTCACCCTGGCAAAGAACGATTGCGCGTACAGCTGCGGCGATCCCGACCGGAACATCTACTTCCTTGAGAGTGGAAGTCTCAAAACGGTCACCTTCTCCCGGAACGGCAAGGAATGTCTCCTCCGTATATGTTGCCCGGGGGAGGTGTTCGGCGAACAGGGCAGCGTCTTCGGCCACGTTCGATCGGAGTCGACCATCGCGATGCAGGACAGCGTCATGCGGCGGATGCCGTACTCCCGCTTCCTCAGCGCCATCGCCGACGAGGGACTCGTCGGCGACTTTGTAGCCTACCTCGCGTACCGGCTGGCCGAGCAACAACAGGCCATAACGAATCTGACCACCGTGGACAGCGAACAGCGCCTGGCCACCACACTGCTCGACTTGGCCAACAAACTCGGAAACGGCGATCCGGTCTACACCCGCATCGAACAGCGCCTGACTCATGAGGAGTTAGCCCGCATGGTGGGCACGACACGGTCCCGCATCGGATTCTTCCTGAAGACCTTCCGAGCCCACGGGCTGCTGGACATCTCTCCGTCGTCCCGCTTCATCATCCACCGACCGCGACTTACAGCGTACCTCGAAACGCGGCACAGCTGA
- a CDS encoding acyl carrier protein — protein MLSAHGLDSMGVFGLITDLEEAYALTLPDEAVVPANFATPRTVWDMLLPLVPLGHDEPAG, from the coding sequence TTGCTCTCCGCACACGGCCTGGACTCCATGGGAGTTTTCGGGCTCATCACCGATCTCGAGGAAGCGTACGCCCTCACCCTGCCCGACGAGGCAGTCGTCCCGGCCAACTTCGCCACGCCGCGCACGGTTTGGGACATGCTCTTACCCCTCGTACCCCTCGGCCACGACGAGCCCGCCGGATGA
- a CDS encoding amino acid adenylation domain-containing protein — protein MDTLADKERVTLLHEWFLDGLAAAPESVALRLGDAFWTYEELHRMSCDWAGALLAGCGRTPRSVGVLASKTPEAYIGLLAGLYAGSTVVPLSPEHPLERNREVARAAGLEALVVDRAGAVQIGALAAVAPLQVCLTASASSDSPSGVRLVVPDGSERTEPQRGGEDGHAYVLFTSGSTGRPKGVPVRHGNISAFLRAALPRYALGPKDVFSQVYELTFDLSMFEVWAAWGSGACLTVLNRVQALAPERFAARRGVTVWTSTPSLAAAVQSRGTVSAGALPDLRYTVFCGEPLPTETARQWSTVAPNTVIDNLYGPTELTVACTGHRWDPDRADSDHSNGIVPIGRPFSGVGCLLLDEHGDASAVAGELCVSGLQRFDGYLDPENDAGRFVEVDGARWYRTGDRVRWEGAELVHLGRMDDQVKVHGYRVEPGEVEEAVRRAAPDLDAVVLALPAPSGTLLAAFVLRVSDLDTAALLKKMAEHLPFYMLPRHLWPLSDPPLTANGKIDRGWLREEAGRRMAALPPQKESANVRSSA, from the coding sequence GTGGACACCTTGGCGGACAAGGAGAGGGTCACCTTGCTGCACGAGTGGTTTCTGGACGGACTCGCTGCAGCCCCGGAAAGTGTCGCACTGCGACTGGGGGACGCGTTCTGGACCTATGAGGAGTTGCACCGCATGTCGTGCGACTGGGCTGGGGCGCTTCTCGCCGGCTGCGGCCGGACACCCCGGAGCGTCGGCGTTCTGGCCTCCAAGACGCCGGAGGCCTACATCGGACTTCTCGCAGGACTCTACGCGGGAAGCACGGTCGTGCCTCTCAGCCCGGAACATCCCCTCGAGCGCAATCGCGAAGTCGCCCGCGCGGCCGGACTCGAAGCTCTGGTTGTCGACAGGGCCGGCGCCGTGCAGATAGGCGCGTTGGCCGCGGTCGCGCCCCTGCAGGTCTGCCTCACCGCCTCAGCGAGCTCCGACTCCCCCTCCGGCGTGCGGCTGGTCGTCCCCGACGGGAGCGAGAGGACCGAACCACAGCGCGGTGGGGAAGACGGGCACGCGTACGTCCTGTTCACTTCCGGCTCCACTGGCCGCCCGAAGGGCGTGCCCGTACGGCACGGCAACATCAGTGCATTCCTGCGCGCCGCCCTTCCCCGGTACGCGCTGGGACCCAAGGATGTCTTCAGCCAGGTCTACGAACTGACCTTCGATCTTTCCATGTTCGAAGTCTGGGCGGCGTGGGGAAGCGGAGCCTGTCTCACCGTGCTCAACCGCGTCCAGGCGCTGGCCCCGGAGAGGTTCGCGGCACGTCGAGGCGTCACCGTCTGGACCTCGACGCCGAGCCTCGCCGCAGCGGTGCAGAGCCGCGGCACCGTGTCTGCCGGAGCCCTTCCCGATCTGCGCTACACCGTGTTCTGCGGCGAACCCCTGCCGACGGAGACCGCACGTCAGTGGTCGACGGTGGCGCCGAACACGGTGATCGACAACCTGTACGGGCCGACCGAACTCACCGTGGCGTGCACAGGCCACCGCTGGGACCCGGACCGTGCCGATTCCGACCACAGCAACGGCATCGTTCCCATAGGCCGGCCGTTCAGCGGCGTAGGCTGCCTTCTGCTGGACGAGCACGGCGACGCCTCAGCCGTCGCGGGTGAGCTGTGTGTCAGCGGACTGCAACGCTTCGACGGGTACCTCGACCCGGAGAACGACGCGGGACGATTCGTGGAAGTCGACGGCGCACGCTGGTACCGGACGGGCGACCGGGTGCGGTGGGAGGGCGCGGAACTCGTACACCTCGGCAGAATGGACGACCAAGTCAAGGTCCACGGTTACCGCGTCGAACCGGGCGAGGTCGAGGAGGCGGTGCGGCGTGCCGCACCCGATCTGGACGCCGTGGTTCTCGCACTGCCCGCCCCCTCCGGCACGTTGCTCGCCGCTTTCGTCCTCCGCGTGAGCGACCTGGACACCGCAGCGCTGTTGAAAAAGATGGCCGAGCACCTTCCCTTCTACATGCTGCCGCGGCATCTGTGGCCGCTCTCCGATCCCCCGCTCACAGCGAATGGCAAGATCGACAGGGGTTGGCTCCGCGAGGAGGCCGGGAGACGCATGGCGGCGCTCCCTCCGCAGAAGGAATCGGCGAACGTCCGGTCCTCCGCCTGA
- a CDS encoding DUF6039 family protein, with protein sequence MAQTEKSDRPETGSTFLPALATMPDTGDSLLHSGNAGLIIHRAGQLRHEFRAEGRAFASDLVSYLNKPVAGVATIMVFEEILGDVDRLHWLIHMKMPNDYRRFLHVADHDASFKEITEGDRLPQRDGGNWERMYVEGSFQERVYVPQHGLDHHDDEEGEEPETFVPPALHQTGLPVDRLRHSADTGLTILRSAQTKFEFRNEARHFAFEWARHVNRALTGDVTAYLYEETFGQQDRIHWMLHLDNLDSYRRLLELKDSDQEFRAMLGQQFVPARKGGGTWERTFVDAGIRDTVLTPLHSGTVTGF encoded by the coding sequence ATGGCCCAGACTGAGAAGTCGGACCGGCCGGAAACCGGCAGCACCTTCCTCCCCGCGCTGGCCACCATGCCGGATACTGGCGACTCACTGCTGCACTCCGGCAACGCCGGACTCATCATTCACCGAGCCGGTCAGCTCAGGCACGAGTTCCGCGCTGAAGGCCGCGCGTTCGCCAGCGACCTGGTGAGCTACCTCAACAAGCCGGTGGCGGGCGTCGCCACGATCATGGTCTTCGAGGAGATCCTGGGCGACGTCGACCGGCTGCACTGGCTGATCCACATGAAGATGCCCAACGACTACCGTCGCTTCCTGCACGTGGCGGACCACGATGCCTCGTTCAAGGAGATCACGGAGGGCGACCGCCTGCCCCAACGCGACGGGGGCAACTGGGAACGCATGTACGTCGAGGGGTCCTTCCAGGAACGGGTGTACGTCCCCCAGCACGGCTTGGACCACCACGACGACGAGGAGGGAGAGGAGCCGGAGACTTTCGTGCCTCCCGCGCTGCACCAGACGGGACTCCCGGTCGACCGGCTGCGCCACTCCGCCGACACCGGCCTCACCATCCTCCGTTCCGCTCAGACCAAGTTCGAGTTCCGCAACGAGGCCCGCCACTTCGCCTTCGAATGGGCGCGCCACGTCAACCGTGCCCTCACCGGAGACGTCACGGCGTACCTGTACGAGGAGACCTTCGGGCAACAGGACCGCATCCACTGGATGCTGCATCTGGACAATCTTGACAGCTACCGCCGCCTGCTCGAACTGAAGGACTCGGACCAGGAATTCCGGGCCATGCTGGGCCAGCAGTTCGTCCCGGCCCGGAAGGGCGGGGGCACGTGGGAGCGGACCTTCGTCGACGCCGGCATTCGGGACACCGTGCTGACTCCGCTGCACAGCGGAACAGTCACCGGCTTCTGA
- a CDS encoding class I SAM-dependent RNA methyltransferase, translating to MSQSPDAPGADRPVDAAATASGEASLVGQEHTVTVGPVAHGGHCVARTDEGQVLFVRHTLPGERVRVRVTEGQEGARFLRADAVEVLEASKDRVPAPCPFSGPGRCGGCDWQHAKPGAQRRLKADVLAEQLQRLAGLTAEDVNWDGTVEPAPGDKVPAGEVPAWRTRVQYAVDADGHAGLRRHRSHEVERIDHCLIAAPGVSELGVEKHLWPQIATVEATAATGSSDRQVLLTPRPGGRLPLVELDRPVSVLRVGEKDKNVHRVHGRPYVRERADDQTWRISAGGFWQVHPQAAGLLVDTVMRGLTPRKGETALDLYCGAGLFAGALADRLGEQGAVLGIESGKRAAEDARHNLSGFPRVRVEQGKVEAVLPRTGITEADLVVLDPPRSGAGKQTVRLIAALGPRRIAYVACDPAALARDLAYFREAGYVPHFLRAFDLFPMTHHMESVAILKPAPQDA from the coding sequence ATGTCCCAGTCCCCGGACGCCCCCGGCGCCGACCGTCCCGTCGATGCCGCCGCCACCGCCTCCGGTGAGGCGTCCCTCGTCGGCCAGGAGCACACCGTGACCGTCGGGCCCGTCGCCCACGGCGGCCACTGCGTCGCCCGCACCGACGAGGGCCAGGTCCTCTTCGTGCGGCACACTCTCCCCGGCGAACGGGTCCGCGTCCGCGTCACCGAGGGCCAGGAGGGCGCCCGCTTCCTCCGCGCCGACGCCGTCGAGGTGCTGGAGGCGTCCAAGGACCGCGTCCCCGCCCCCTGCCCGTTCTCCGGCCCCGGCCGCTGTGGCGGCTGCGACTGGCAGCACGCCAAGCCCGGCGCCCAGCGCCGGCTCAAGGCCGACGTGCTCGCCGAACAGCTCCAGCGCCTCGCCGGCCTCACCGCCGAGGACGTCAACTGGGACGGCACCGTCGAACCCGCCCCCGGCGACAAGGTCCCCGCCGGGGAGGTCCCCGCCTGGCGCACCCGCGTCCAGTACGCGGTCGACGCCGACGGCCACGCCGGTCTGCGCCGGCACCGCTCGCACGAGGTCGAGCGCATCGACCACTGCCTCATCGCCGCCCCCGGCGTCAGCGAACTCGGCGTCGAGAAGCACCTCTGGCCGCAGATCGCCACCGTCGAAGCCACCGCCGCCACCGGCTCCAGCGACCGCCAGGTTCTCCTCACCCCGCGCCCCGGCGGACGTCTCCCGCTCGTCGAACTCGACCGGCCCGTCTCCGTCCTCCGCGTCGGTGAGAAGGACAAGAACGTCCACCGCGTGCACGGCCGCCCGTACGTCCGCGAGCGTGCCGACGACCAGACCTGGCGGATCTCGGCCGGTGGCTTCTGGCAGGTCCACCCGCAGGCCGCTGGGCTCCTTGTCGACACCGTGATGCGCGGCCTCACCCCGCGCAAGGGCGAGACGGCCCTCGACCTCTACTGCGGCGCCGGACTCTTCGCGGGCGCCCTCGCCGACCGCCTCGGCGAACAGGGAGCCGTCCTCGGCATCGAGTCCGGCAAGCGTGCTGCCGAGGACGCCCGCCACAACCTCTCCGGCTTCCCCCGCGTCCGCGTCGAACAGGGCAAGGTCGAAGCCGTTCTCCCGCGCACCGGCATCACCGAGGCCGACCTCGTCGTCCTCGACCCGCCGCGCAGCGGCGCCGGCAAGCAGACCGTCCGGCTCATCGCCGCCCTCGGCCCCCGCCGCATCGCCTACGTCGCCTGCGACCCCGCCGCCCTCGCCCGCGACCTCGCCTACTTCCGCGAGGCCGGCTACGTCCCCCACTTCCTCCGCGCCTTCGACCTCTTCCCGATGACCCACCACATGGAGTCCGTCGCCATCCTCAAGCCTGCTCCGCAGGACGCCTGA